A window from Erythrolamprus reginae isolate rEryReg1 chromosome 11, rEryReg1.hap1, whole genome shotgun sequence encodes these proteins:
- the LOC139174383 gene encoding C3a anaphylatoxin chemotactic receptor-like, producing the protein MSANLSANGSSQVPMEETSVRDIIKVITGVIFSFIFLAGVTGNGVVLWVTGLKLRWTSNTVWFFNLALADLASTSLILVTVLNLALDLHWPFGSVACKVANCLFGLSVCSGVLLISSISVDRCVLVVAPVWCQNYRTSRLTWAACGFLWLLSLAFFVPSSYFFTQVSVDNNNRSSCNNLDIFQDWQQAEVLTICIFLYQFLLPLLVISVSYTILVVTMSKKKLNKSSKPFLVVTRVVFCFFLCWLPYHALALARISMDRVPESMRLVAIPLSKCLAMFNSCINPLLYVFVGQEFQDAVRRSLLQVFKTAFEEGPLGANL; encoded by the coding sequence ATGTCAGCAAACCTGAGTGCCAATGGCTCCTCCCAAGTGCCCATGGAGGAAACCTCCGTGCGTGACATCATAAAAGTGATCACAGGGGTCATCTTCAGTTTCATCTTCCTGGCCGGTGTGACTGGGAACGGGGTGGTCCTGTGGGTCACCGGCTTGAAGCTGCGATGGACCTCCAACACCGTCTGGTTCTTCAACCTGGCCTTAGCCGACTTAGCGTCCACCTCCCTCATCCTCGTCACGGTGCTCAACTTGGCTCTCGACCTGCACTGGCCTTTCGGCTCCGTGGCTTGCAAAGTGGCCAACTGCCTCTTCGGCCTGAGCGTCTGCAGCGGCGTGTTGCTAATCAGCTCCATCAGCGTGGACCGATGCGTCTTGGTGGTGGCTCCCGTCTGGTGCCAGAACTACCGCACCTCCCGGCTCACCTGGGCGGCGTGCGGGTTCCTCTGGCTGCTGTCGTTGGCGTTCTTCGTGCCCAGCTCCTACTTCTTCACCCAGGTGTCCGTGGATAACAACAACCGGAGCTCTTGCAACAACCTGGACATCTTCCAGGACTGGCAACAAGCCGAGGTCCTCACCATTTGCATTTTCCTCTACCAGTTCCTCCTCCCCTTGCTGGTGATCTCCGTGTCCTACACAATCCTGGTGGTGACCATGAGCAAGAAGAAGCTGAACAAATCCAGCAAACCCTTCCTGGTAGTCACCAGGGTGGTCTtctgttttttcctctgctggctCCCTTACCACGCTTTGGCTCTGGCTAGGATCTCCATGGATCGGGTGCCCGAGAGCATGAGGCTGGTGGCCATTCCCCTCTCCAAGTGCCTGGCCATGTTCAACAGCTGCATCAACCCGTTGCTTTACGTCTTTGTCGGGCAGGAGTTCCAGGATGCCGTCAGGAGGTCCTTGCTGCAGGTCTTCAAGACCGCTTTCGAGGAAGGGCCCCTGGGCGCCAACCTCTGA